Proteins from one Streptomyces genisteinicus genomic window:
- a CDS encoding acyl-CoA dehydrogenase family protein yields the protein MRREIFTEDHEAFRETVRTFLAKEVLPHYEQWEKDGIVSREAWLAAGRQGLLGLAVPEEYGGGGNDDFRYAAVLHEEFTRAGAPGLAVGLHNDIIGPYLTSLGTEEQKRRWLPGFCSGETVTAIAMTEPGAGSDLQGIRTTAEDRGDHWVLNGSKTFISNGILADLVVVVARTTPEGGAHGLSLLVVERGAEGFERGRNLDKIGQKAQDTAELFFHDVRVPKENLLGELNGAFVHLMTNLAQERMAIAVAGIAAAEHLLEITTAYVKEREAFGRPLARLQHIRFEIAELATECAVTRAFLDRCIADHAKGELDAVHASMAKWWATELQKRAADRCLQLHGGYGYMTEYRVARAFTDGRIQTIYGGTTEIMKEIIGRSLLG from the coding sequence ATGAGGCGAGAGATCTTCACCGAGGACCACGAGGCGTTCCGGGAGACCGTGCGCACCTTCCTCGCCAAGGAGGTGCTGCCGCACTACGAGCAGTGGGAGAAGGACGGCATCGTCAGCCGCGAGGCCTGGCTCGCGGCCGGGCGCCAGGGGCTGCTCGGCCTCGCCGTGCCCGAGGAGTACGGCGGCGGCGGAAACGACGACTTCCGCTACGCGGCCGTGCTGCACGAGGAGTTCACCCGGGCCGGCGCCCCCGGACTCGCCGTCGGACTGCACAACGACATCATCGGCCCGTACCTCACCTCGCTCGGCACCGAGGAGCAGAAGCGGCGCTGGCTCCCGGGATTCTGCAGCGGCGAGACGGTGACCGCGATAGCCATGACCGAGCCCGGCGCGGGCTCCGACCTCCAGGGCATCCGCACCACCGCCGAGGACCGCGGCGACCACTGGGTGCTCAACGGCTCGAAGACGTTCATCTCCAACGGCATCCTCGCCGACCTCGTCGTCGTCGTCGCGAGGACCACCCCCGAGGGCGGCGCCCACGGCCTCTCCCTGCTCGTCGTCGAACGCGGTGCCGAGGGCTTCGAACGCGGCCGCAACCTCGACAAGATCGGCCAGAAGGCCCAGGACACCGCCGAACTCTTCTTCCACGACGTCCGCGTCCCCAAGGAGAACCTGCTCGGCGAGCTGAACGGCGCCTTCGTCCACCTGATGACCAACCTCGCGCAGGAGCGGATGGCGATCGCCGTCGCCGGCATCGCCGCCGCCGAGCACCTGCTGGAGATCACCACCGCGTACGTGAAGGAGCGCGAGGCGTTCGGCCGCCCGCTCGCCCGCCTCCAGCACATCCGCTTCGAGATCGCCGAACTGGCCACCGAGTGCGCCGTCACCCGGGCCTTCCTCGACCGCTGCATCGCCGACCACGCCAAGGGCGAACTCGACGCCGTGCACGCCTCGATGGCCAAGTGGTGGGCCACCGAACTCCAGAAGCGCGCCGCCGACCGCTGCCTGCAACTCCACGGCGGATACGGCTACATGACCGAGTACCGCGTCGCCCGGGCCTTCACCGACGGACGCATCCAGACCATCTACGGCGGGACGACCGAGATCATGAAGGAGATCATCGGCCGCTCCCTCCTCGGCTGA
- a CDS encoding acetyl-CoA C-acetyltransferase yields the protein MSTEAYVYDAIRTPRGRGKASGALHGTKPIDLVVGLIHELERRFPGLDPADIDDIVLGVVGPVGDQGSDIARIAAIAAGLPDTVAGVQENRFCASGLEAVNMAAMKVRSGWEDLVLAGGVESMSRVPMASDGGAWFADPMTNFDTGFVPQGIGADLIATLGGWSRRDVDEYAALSQERAAAAWKDGRFERSVVPVRDRNGLVVLDHDEHMRPGTTADSLAKLKPSFADIGDLGGFDAVALQKYHWVERIDHVHHAGNSSGIVDGAALVAIGSKEAGERGGLTPRARIVSAAVSGSEPTIMLTGPAPATRKALKRAGLTIDDIDLVEINEAFAGVVLRFAADMGLPLDRINVNGGAIAMGHPLGATGAMILGTLVDELERQDKRYGLATLCVGGGMGIATVVERL from the coding sequence GTGAGCACCGAAGCGTACGTGTACGACGCGATCCGCACCCCGCGCGGACGCGGCAAGGCGTCCGGAGCCCTGCACGGCACCAAGCCGATCGACCTGGTCGTCGGCCTCATCCACGAGCTCGAGCGCCGGTTCCCCGGCCTGGACCCGGCGGACATCGACGACATCGTCCTCGGCGTGGTCGGCCCGGTCGGCGACCAGGGCTCCGACATCGCGCGCATCGCAGCGATCGCGGCCGGGCTGCCCGACACCGTCGCGGGCGTCCAGGAGAACCGCTTCTGCGCCTCCGGCCTCGAAGCCGTCAACATGGCCGCGATGAAGGTCCGTTCCGGCTGGGAGGACCTCGTCCTCGCCGGCGGCGTGGAATCCATGTCCCGGGTCCCCATGGCCTCCGACGGCGGCGCCTGGTTCGCCGACCCGATGACCAACTTCGACACCGGCTTCGTGCCGCAGGGCATCGGCGCCGACCTGATCGCCACCCTCGGCGGCTGGTCGCGCCGGGATGTCGACGAGTACGCGGCGCTCTCCCAGGAGCGGGCCGCCGCGGCGTGGAAGGACGGCCGCTTCGAGCGTTCCGTCGTGCCGGTGCGCGACCGCAACGGCCTGGTCGTCCTCGACCACGACGAGCACATGCGCCCCGGCACCACCGCCGACTCGCTCGCGAAGCTGAAGCCGTCCTTCGCGGACATCGGCGACCTCGGCGGCTTCGACGCCGTCGCCCTCCAGAAGTACCACTGGGTCGAGCGGATCGACCACGTCCACCACGCGGGCAACTCCTCCGGCATCGTCGACGGCGCCGCCCTGGTCGCCATCGGCAGCAAGGAGGCCGGCGAACGGGGCGGCCTCACCCCCCGCGCCCGGATCGTCTCCGCCGCCGTCTCCGGCTCGGAGCCGACCATCATGCTCACCGGCCCCGCCCCGGCCACCCGCAAGGCGCTGAAGCGTGCCGGTCTGACCATCGACGACATCGACCTGGTCGAGATCAACGAGGCGTTCGCCGGTGTGGTGCTGCGCTTCGCCGCGGACATGGGCCTCCCGCTCGACAGGATCAACGTCAACGGCGGCGCCATCGCCATGGGCCACCCCCTCGGGGCGACCGGGGCCATGATCCTCGGCACCCTCGTCGACGAACTGGAGCGCCAGGACAAGCGGTACGGCCTCGCCACCCTGTGCGTCGGCGGCGGCATGGGCATCGCCACCGTCGTCGAGCGCCTCTGA
- a CDS encoding 3-hydroxyacyl-CoA dehydrogenase NAD-binding domain-containing protein gives MSESTTIRWEQDETGIVTLVLDDPNQSANTMNPAFKESIAAIADRAEAEQESIRGIIVTSAKKTFFAGGDLKDMIKAGPEDAQYVFDAGMGIKRALRRIETLGKPVVAAINGAALGGGYEIALACHYRIALDAPGSKIGLPEVTLGLLPAGGGVTRTVRLMGIADALLKVLLQGTQYSPSRAVASGLVHELAATREEMLDKARAFIDAHPESRQPWDVPGYRIPGGTPSNPKFAANLPAFPANLKKQTGGAPYPAPRNILAAAVEGSQVDFETAQVIEARYFTELVTGQTAKNMIQAFFFDLQAVNSGASRPQGPEPRTVRRAAVLGAGMMGAGIAYSCARAGIEVVLKDVTPEAAARGKAYSEKLCAKAVSRGRTTQEKADALLARITPTADAADLAGCDAVIEAVFEDTALKHKVFQEIQDVVEPDALLCSNTSTLPITTLAEGVSRQDDFVGLHFFSPVDKMPLVEIIKGERTGDEALARAFDLVRQINKTPIVVNDSRGFFTSRVIGRFINEGVAMVGEGVDPASVEQAAAQAGYPAKVLSLMDELTLTLPRKIREETRRAVEEAGGTWPVHPADAVIDRMVDEFGRPGRSGGAGFYDYAEDGRRAGLWPGLREHFGAGGCEIPFEDMQERMLFSEALDTVRCLEENVLTTVADANIGSIMGIGFPAWTGGVLQYVNGYEGGLPGFVARARELAERYGDRFLPPALLVAKAERGEVFTDA, from the coding sequence ATGAGCGAGTCCACCACCATCCGCTGGGAACAGGACGAGACCGGCATCGTCACCCTCGTCCTCGACGACCCCAACCAGTCCGCGAACACCATGAACCCGGCGTTCAAGGAGTCGATCGCGGCGATCGCCGACCGGGCCGAGGCCGAGCAGGAGTCCATCCGCGGCATCATCGTCACCTCCGCCAAGAAGACCTTCTTCGCGGGCGGCGACCTCAAGGACATGATCAAGGCCGGCCCCGAGGACGCCCAGTACGTCTTCGACGCCGGCATGGGCATCAAGCGCGCGCTGCGCCGCATCGAGACCCTCGGCAAGCCCGTGGTCGCCGCGATCAACGGCGCCGCGCTCGGCGGCGGCTACGAGATCGCCCTCGCCTGCCACTACCGCATCGCGCTCGACGCACCGGGCTCCAAGATCGGCCTGCCCGAGGTCACCCTCGGCCTGCTCCCCGCGGGCGGCGGCGTGACCCGCACCGTGCGCCTCATGGGCATCGCCGACGCCCTGCTCAAGGTGCTGCTCCAGGGCACCCAGTACAGCCCGTCGCGCGCCGTCGCGAGCGGCCTCGTCCACGAACTGGCCGCCACCCGCGAGGAGATGCTCGACAAGGCGCGGGCCTTCATCGACGCCCACCCGGAGTCCCGGCAGCCCTGGGACGTCCCCGGCTACCGCATCCCCGGCGGCACCCCGTCGAACCCCAAGTTCGCCGCCAACCTCCCGGCCTTCCCCGCCAACCTGAAGAAGCAGACGGGCGGCGCCCCCTACCCCGCCCCGCGCAACATCCTGGCGGCCGCCGTCGAGGGCTCCCAGGTCGACTTCGAGACCGCGCAGGTCATCGAGGCCCGCTACTTCACCGAGCTGGTCACCGGGCAGACCGCCAAGAACATGATCCAGGCGTTCTTCTTCGACCTCCAGGCCGTCAACTCCGGCGCCAGCCGGCCGCAGGGGCCCGAGCCCCGCACGGTGCGCCGGGCCGCCGTCCTCGGCGCCGGGATGATGGGCGCGGGCATCGCCTACTCCTGCGCCCGGGCCGGCATCGAGGTCGTCCTCAAGGACGTGACGCCCGAGGCCGCGGCCAGGGGCAAGGCGTACTCCGAGAAGCTGTGCGCCAAGGCCGTCTCGCGCGGCCGCACCACGCAGGAGAAGGCCGACGCGCTGCTCGCCCGGATCACCCCCACCGCCGACGCCGCCGACCTCGCCGGCTGCGACGCCGTCATCGAGGCCGTCTTCGAGGACACCGCCCTCAAGCACAAGGTGTTCCAGGAGATCCAGGACGTGGTGGAGCCCGACGCCCTGCTCTGCTCCAACACCTCCACCCTGCCCATCACCACCCTCGCCGAAGGGGTCTCGCGCCAGGACGACTTCGTCGGCCTGCACTTCTTCTCCCCGGTCGACAAGATGCCGCTGGTCGAGATCATCAAGGGCGAGCGCACCGGCGACGAGGCGCTCGCCCGCGCCTTCGACCTGGTGCGGCAGATCAACAAGACCCCGATCGTGGTCAACGACTCCCGCGGCTTCTTCACCTCGCGCGTCATCGGCCGGTTCATCAACGAGGGCGTCGCCATGGTCGGCGAGGGCGTCGACCCCGCCAGCGTCGAACAGGCCGCGGCCCAGGCCGGCTACCCGGCCAAGGTGCTGTCCCTGATGGACGAACTCACCCTCACCCTGCCGCGGAAGATCCGCGAGGAGACCCGGCGCGCGGTGGAGGAGGCGGGCGGCACCTGGCCCGTGCACCCGGCCGACGCCGTCATCGACCGGATGGTCGACGAGTTCGGCCGCCCCGGCCGCAGCGGGGGAGCGGGCTTCTACGACTACGCCGAGGACGGCCGGCGCGCGGGCCTCTGGCCGGGGCTGCGCGAGCACTTCGGCGCGGGCGGATGCGAGATCCCGTTCGAGGACATGCAGGAGCGGATGCTCTTCTCCGAGGCGCTGGACACCGTCCGCTGCCTGGAGGAGAACGTCCTCACCACGGTCGCCGACGCCAACATCGGCTCCATCATGGGCATCGGCTTCCCCGCCTGGACCGGCGGCGTGCTCCAGTACGTCAACGGCTACGAGGGCGGGCTGCCCGGCTTCGTGGCCCGCGCCCGCGAACTGGCCGAGCGCTACGGCGACCGGTTCCTGCCGCCGGCGCTGCTGGTCGCCAAGGCCGAGCGGGGCGAGGTCTTCACCGACGCGTGA
- a CDS encoding DUF2087 domain-containing protein, whose amino-acid sequence MALPAAPQSVHALFSHGRLTAVPRKAARREQLLTHLAETLFEPGRSYSEREVNDALLTVHEDCAALRRHLVVGGQLERTRDGGSYRRAEHS is encoded by the coding sequence ATGGCCCTCCCCGCAGCCCCACAGTCGGTGCACGCCCTCTTCTCGCACGGCCGGCTGACGGCCGTCCCCCGCAAGGCCGCCCGCCGCGAGCAGCTGCTCACGCATCTGGCCGAGACGCTCTTCGAGCCCGGGCGCTCGTACAGCGAACGGGAGGTCAACGACGCGCTGCTGACCGTGCACGAGGACTGTGCCGCGCTCCGCCGCCATCTGGTGGTCGGCGGGCAGCTGGAACGGACGAGGGACGGCGGCAGCTACCGCCGCGCCGAACACTCCTGA